In Actinopolyspora saharensis, the genomic window GATCCAGTTGAGGTAGCGAAATGACCGCACCGACCGAAAGCGCGGGCGCCGAACAGCGGCCCCGGCGCGCGGCGCCCAAACCCCTCACCGCGGGGCAACGTCCCCGCCTCGCTCAGGCCCTGGTCTACCTGTTCGTCATCGTTCCCCTCATCGCCCTGATCGCCGCCGTCCCCGCGGCCTGGGGATGGGGGCTCGGCGCAGTGGACATCTCCCTGGCGGTCTTCTTCTACGTGCTCAGCGGTCTCGGCGTCACCGTCGGATTCCACCGCCTCTTCACGCACAAGTCGTTCAAGACCAACCGCGGCGTGCAGGTGCTGCTGGCCATCTCCGGCATGAGCGCCGTGCAGGGGCCCGTGATCAACTGGGTGGCCGACCACCGCAGGCACCACGCCTACTCGGACCGGGAAGGCGACCCGCACTCGCCCTGGAGGTTCGGGGCCTCGGCCGCGGCCCTGGCCAAGGGCTTCTGGCACGCGCACATGGGGTGGCTGTTCGAGCGGGACGTGACCAACGCCGACCGCTTCGCCCCCGACCTGCTCAAGGACCGGGTGCTCGCGCGGATCAACAAGCTCTTCCCGCTGTGGACGGTGGCCAGCTTCGTGCTCCCGGCGGTGCTGGGCGGTCTGATCACCTGGTCCTGGTGGGGGGCGCTCACCGCGTTCTTCTGGGCCGGGCTCGTCCGGGTCTCGGTGCTGCACCACATCACCTGGTCGGTCAACTCGATCTGCCACATGATCGGTGAGCGCCCGTTCAAGAGCAGGGACAAGGCCGCGAACTTCTGGCCGCTGGCCCTCATCTCGTTCGGGGAGTCCTGGCACAACTCGCACCACGCCGACCCCACCTGCGCCCGGCACGGCGTGATGAAGGGGCAGTTGGACATCTCGGCGCGGTTGATCTGGGTGCTGGAGAAGATCGGCTGGGCCTGGAAGGTGCGCTGGCCGAATGAGAAGAGGCTCGCGCGGATCTCGGCCACCGAACAGGGTTGAGGGCCGGCGGTGCCGGTTGCTTGGTGGGTTCCGTGGCGGAACCTCTCGCGGGCTCTCGCTCCGGGGAGGCCCGACATCGGGTAGCCACCTACACAACGTCGGGCCTTCCTCGCGAGAGCACCACGAGAGAACCCGCGGCGGTGCGAGTGGCTCAGGCTCGTAAGCGCTTGCCTTGGAGTGAACCTTTTGGTCGGGAGTTCCTGTCTGGAGTTTCGGCGGCCGCGGCGCCGAAGGGCACCGGGCTGACCGGAGGCGGGACTCGACCGAGTGAAGTCCCACGAAACGGGGGCGGGCACCGCGGTGTGCCCGCCCCGCGCTCGTCGAGGGCGGGAATCGAGTGCGCAGGCGCCGCACCGAAGGCGGGTGGCACGTTTACGCACTGACCCGCCGGTACGTAGGGTGATCTCCCATGGCGGCACAGCGACGTGGACGGGACCGGGGGAGTGACTCCCCGAGCGGGGTCGGTTCCCGTGGTGCCGCTCGTGTTCGGATGACCGGCAAGGAACGTCGTCAGCAGCTTCTCGACGTGTCCAGGGCGTTGTTCGCCGAGAAGGGGTTCGACGGTGCCTCCGTCGAGGAGATCGCGCACCGCGCGGAGGTGTCCAAGCCGGTGGTCTACGAGCACTTCGGCGGCAAGGAGGGCATCTACGCGGTGGTGGTCGACCGCGAGATGCAGGCGCTGCTCGATCGCGTAGTGTCCGCGCTCTCGGCGGGACACCCCCGCGAGCTGCTGGAGCAGGCGGCGCGGGCGCTGCTGGACTACATCGACAACTCCACCGACGGATTCCGCATCCTGGTCCGCGACTCGCCCGTGGCCAGCGCCAGGGGGAGTTTCTCCGGGCTGTTGAACGACATAGCCAGCCAGGTGGAGCACATCTTCGGGCTGCAGTTCAGCGCCCGCGGTTACGACCCGGAGCTGGCTCCGCTGTACAGCCAGGCCCTGGTCGGCATGGTCGCGCTCACCGGCCAGTGGTGGCTGGAGGTGCACCGCCCGGACAAGGACGAGGTGGCCGCTCACCTGGTCAACCTGGCCTGGAACGGGCTCTCGCACCTGGAGCACGACCCGGTGCTGCGCACCAGGGGCTGAGCGCACCGCTCCGCCACCGCGGTCGATGTCGGCAGGCCGACGCAGGCCGGACGGTCAGCCGGTCTGCGAGCGGTGCTCGTAACTGGCCTTGCTCCACTGGCTCACCCACTCGGGCAGCTCCGGGCGTTCCGTTCCGCTGGGCAGCAGCTGCGCCACGCGGTCGGGCGAGATCTTCTCGCCGCGCTTGGAGAGGAAGCGGAGCTGGATCACGGCCGTGGTCGTCGGTTTCCCGCCGCTGTGAACTCGGTGCTCCAGGTACAGGTGCTGCTCGTCCCAGCCGAGCACCCTGGTGCGCACGGTGAACGCGCGGAAGGGCTTCAGCGGGCGGCGGAACGATCCCGTCTCGTTGGTGACCACCGCGTGCCAGCCGTGGGGCCGCAGCGCGCGGAGCAGTCCGGAGCGCAGCATCAGGTCGATCCTGCCCAGGTCGAAGATCGAGAAGTAGACCCCGTTGTTCATGTGACCGAGCAGGTCCAGGTCCGTGGGTGCCACCCTGAAGTTCGTGGTGCACGGTCCCAGCGGGTCCACACCACGTCTGAACCGGTTCTTGATCGCGAGGACGAGCAGGCGCAGCAGCATGTTCATGAGGTTCCCTCCTCGGTGGGGCCGAAAGGCGCCCGACACAAGTTACCGGCGAGTAAAAGCATGTCCGATCCACCCCGGGGGCAACGGTGAACGGCGACACAGCCGGGCAGCGGGGGAACGGACCGGTTGCCAGGTCCCGCGGGGGAATCCCGGTGAGGAGGCGCGATGAGTGAACGGTCACCGTCCCTTCCCGAAGGGACCGAGACCTGGAGCGAGGACGAGCGCGAACGTGCCCGCCGGGTGCTGGCGGGCCGCGCGACCGCGGTCAACGTGCGCAGGAACGGTCCGCACCGGCGGCTGGTGCCCTGGTTGCTCTCCCAGGACCTGCTGACCTACGTCGGACATCGCGGGGGCCGCCACGGATGGCCGGAGTCCGACTTCGCCAGCCCCTTCGTCAAGCAGGCCCGCACGGACCGGGTCGCCGCGCGGGACGCCTACGAGGAGTGGCTGAACGGAAGCCCCGAGCTGCTGCGCAGGATTGACGAGGGCGAGCTCGCTGGTCGGGCCCTGGGCTGCTGGTGCGCCCCGGAGCCGTGTCACGCCGAGGTGCTCGCGCGCAGGGCGGGACGCGGGGCGGGGTGACCCGCCGTCCTCCCGGCCGGGAACCGGAGGTGCCCGCGCGGGCGGGGCCGTTCGGCTCGGAGCGGAACTCCTGCTCAGCGTTCGGGGAGCGGGTGGGCCACCCCCACCGCACGGGTCGTCGAATCCGCGTGGGAGCGGAGTCGTACGCTGGTGGCGGTGCCCGTCAGTCCGGCCTTCGGCGCCCGGTGACGCACGACACGAGGTACGTCACTTTCGCGGCGCGGCCACTGGTTGCGGGACGTGTCCGCGTTCCCTTCGTCGCGGTGCGAGGTTGTTCATGACCCAGGCTGGTCCCCTGACGGGACTGCTGCAGACCCTGTCCCGTGATCCGGCGTTGGGGCGTATCGCTTCCGCGGCGGATTCCGACCGACTCACCCTGGAAGGTCCCGCGGCCGCCCGGCCGTTCGTGGCCACGGCCCTGGCGGCCGGCAGCCACTTCGGGGGTGCCGACCGCCCGGTGCTGCTGGTGACCGCCACGGACCGGGAGGGCGACGAGATCGCGGCCGCCGCCTCGGCCCTGATCGGCCCGGAGGGCGTGGAGGTGATGCCCTCCTGGGAGACCCTGCCCCACGAGCGGCTGTCCCCGCGCGCCGACACGGTCGGGCGACGTCTGGCCGTGATGCGCAGGCTCGCCCACCCGGAGGAGCACCCACATGGCCCGCTCCGCCTCCTGATCACGACCGTGCGCAGCCTGATACAGCCGGTCGCCCCCGGACTGGGGGAGTTGACCCCGGTGCGGCTGGCAGTCGGGCAGGAGTACGACTTCGAGCAGCTCACCGAGCGGCTCGCCGGGCTGGCCTACAGCCGCGTCGACATGGTCGAGAAGCGCGGTGAGTTCGCGGTGCGCGGCGGGATCGTCGACGTGTTCCCGCCGACCGAGGAGCACCCGCTGCGGCTGGAGTTCTTCGGTGACGAGGTCACCGAGATCCGCCCGTTCTCGGTGGCCGACCAGCGTTCGCTCGGCGACGACCAGGAGGCCGAGCAGGCCGCTGAGCTGAACGCCCCGCCGTGCCGGGAGCTGCTGCTCACCCGGGACGTCCGCGAACGCGCGGCTGAGCTCGCCGAGGGGCACTCCGGGGACGCGCAGCTGGGCGAGATGCTCAACAACATCGCCGCCGGCATCCCGGTCGAGGGCATGGAGGCGCTGATCCCCGCCCTGTGCGCGGGCAAGATGCAGCTGCTGAGCGACCTCGTGCCCGAGGGCACCCACGTGCTGCTGTCCGATCCGGAGAAGATCAGGGCCAGGGCGGCCGACCTGGTGCGCACCGGGGAGGAGTTCCTCGAGGCGTCGTGGATGGTCGCCGCCGACGGCGGTCAGGCGCCGATCGACCTGGGGGCCTCGGCCTACCGGGACCTGGCCGAGGTGACCGAGTACACCCGCGAGCTGGGGATCCCCTGGTGGACGCTGACCCAGCTCAGCAGCGAGACGGGGGACGCGGAGGAGGCCGAGAGCGCCGCGGACGGGGTGCTGCGGCTCGACCTCAAGCAGGTCGAGCGGTATCGGGGCGAGGTCCAGCGCGCCTTCGACGACCTGCGTGCCCACACGGCCGGCGGTGGTGCGGCGCTGCTCGTGGTGCCCGGCACGGGCACGGCCCAGCGGGCGGTGCAGCAGTTGCGCGAGGCGGAACTGCCCGCCAAGCACGTGGAGGAGGGGCTGACCGCCGAGCCGGAGTCCGGCGTGGTGACGGTGGTGCGCGCGAACCTG contains:
- a CDS encoding acyl-CoA desaturase, whose translation is MTAPTESAGAEQRPRRAAPKPLTAGQRPRLAQALVYLFVIVPLIALIAAVPAAWGWGLGAVDISLAVFFYVLSGLGVTVGFHRLFTHKSFKTNRGVQVLLAISGMSAVQGPVINWVADHRRHHAYSDREGDPHSPWRFGASAAALAKGFWHAHMGWLFERDVTNADRFAPDLLKDRVLARINKLFPLWTVASFVLPAVLGGLITWSWWGALTAFFWAGLVRVSVLHHITWSVNSICHMIGERPFKSRDKAANFWPLALISFGESWHNSHHADPTCARHGVMKGQLDISARLIWVLEKIGWAWKVRWPNEKRLARISATEQG
- a CDS encoding TetR/AcrR family transcriptional regulator produces the protein MTGKERRQQLLDVSRALFAEKGFDGASVEEIAHRAEVSKPVVYEHFGGKEGIYAVVVDREMQALLDRVVSALSAGHPRELLEQAARALLDYIDNSTDGFRILVRDSPVASARGSFSGLLNDIASQVEHIFGLQFSARGYDPELAPLYSQALVGMVALTGQWWLEVHRPDKDEVAAHLVNLAWNGLSHLEHDPVLRTRG
- a CDS encoding thioesterase family protein: MNMLLRLLVLAIKNRFRRGVDPLGPCTTNFRVAPTDLDLLGHMNNGVYFSIFDLGRIDLMLRSGLLRALRPHGWHAVVTNETGSFRRPLKPFRAFTVRTRVLGWDEQHLYLEHRVHSGGKPTTTAVIQLRFLSKRGEKISPDRVAQLLPSGTERPELPEWVSQWSKASYEHRSQTG
- a CDS encoding DUF4326 domain-containing protein translates to MSERSPSLPEGTETWSEDERERARRVLAGRATAVNVRRNGPHRRLVPWLLSQDLLTYVGHRGGRHGWPESDFASPFVKQARTDRVAARDAYEEWLNGSPELLRRIDEGELAGRALGCWCAPEPCHAEVLARRAGRGAG